AGGAATTATGCCAGAGAAGCTGTTTCTTTGCAAATTGAGGACATTGAGGGAAGTGAGGTTTCCAATCTCTTGGGGGATTTCACCAGAGAGATTATTGTGATGGAGAGAAAGCTTGAGTAGTTTTGAGCAGTTACCAAGCTCAGAAGGTATCTTACCACGGAAGTTATTGTATGAGAGATCTAGCTCACCAAGTTCTTGTAAGCTTCCCAACCAATCAGGTATTTTTCCACTCAACCCGTTGTTATTCATCAACATGTGTTCCATTTTCTTGGAGTTTGAGAGTTGAGGTGGCACTTCTCCTGTTAAATTGTTGAATGATAAATCAAGAAAGTTGAGAACAGTAAGGTGGCCAAATTCAGAAGGAATGCTTCCTGTGAGATAATTTTCTCCAAGTCTGAGACGGCTGAGGTTTCTAGAATTGGTTAGAGTGGAAGGGATGGGACCTGAGAAGCTGTTGTTAGTCAGGTCCAGAAGGGTCAGGGAATTTGAACCAGTGAGAGGAAAGAAACTTCCACTGAACTTGTTGTGTGAAAAGTTTATGATTTTGAGGCTTTTGAGGGAAGAGAGTGAATGAGGGATAGGTCCTTCAAAGGAGTTATTGTAAAGGGTAATTTTAGTGAGTTCTGAGAGGTAACTGAAAGTGGGTGGAATGGAACCAGACAACATGTTATCTGCTAAGGCCAATATCTGAAGGCTTTTACAGTATCCCATGCTTGGTGGGATTGGACCAGACAAGTCATTCTGCCTAAGATGAAGAACAACCAAACCCTTGAGCTTACCTATAGTTTCTGGAATTGGCCCTGTGAAGTGATTTCCAAAGAAGTCgacttcctttaagcttgtgCAGTTTGTTAACTCCCTTGGTATGGGTCCAGAAATCTGGTTGTCATAGAGGTAAATGGAGCTCAATCTCTGCAGCCTTCCAATCTCCAACGGAATTTTACCTTTGAAGAAGTTACCAAATAGGAAAAGACTTTCCAAGCTACTAATGTTGCCAATTTCAGGAGGTAAAGATCCAACAAAACTGTTGTTGTTGAGCACAAGATCTGTGAGGTTCTGCAGTTTGTCCAAGCTGGAAGGAAGTTCTCCTTCAAAGCTGTTATCAGAAAGGTCCAACTGTTGGATTGAGGAGCAGTTGAGTAACTCCAAGGGAAACTTGCCAGAGAGCATGTTTCTAGCCAAGAAAAGCTGCTGAAGCTTTGAACCTCTGAGGCAGAAGTTACTTGGAATGCTACCTGTCAGAGCATTATCAGACAAAACAAGAGTTTCAAGACTTTGCAATTTTACATTAAGGAGAGGTATTGATCCAGAAAGGTTGTTTTTGGACAAGTCAAGCTTCTGCAACTGAATCAGACTATTAAGCTCAGAAGGAATCTCTCCATGTAGTTtgtttccaagcaaattcagGTATGTCAAGTTAGAAAGATGGCTCAAAGCTGTAGGAATTGATCCAGATAAACTGTTATTGACCAGATTCAGAATTTTCAAAGATTTAAGAGACCCCATAGAGGAAGGTAAGTCTCCTTCAAGCATGTTGTTTGATGCTGC
This genomic interval from Glycine max cultivar Williams 82 chromosome 5, Glycine_max_v4.0, whole genome shotgun sequence contains the following:
- the LOC100818792 gene encoding LRR receptor-like serine/threonine-protein kinase GSO1, which codes for MKLIPVRQSAMGSIWMCHFFLLLSILGTTFIATTANNATDSYWLHRIKSELVDPFGALSNWSSTTQVCNWNGITCAVDQEHIIGLNLSGSGISGSISAELSHFTSLRTLDLSSNSLSGSIPSELGQLQNLRILQLHSNDLSGNIPSEIGNLRKLQVLRIGDNMLTGEIPPSVANMSELTVLTLGYCHLNGSIPFGIGKLKHLISLDLQMNSLSGPIPEEIQGCEELQNFAASNNMLEGDLPSSMGSLKSLKILNLVNNSLSGSIPTALSHLSNLTYLNLLGNKLHGEIPSELNSLIQLQKLDLSKNNLSGSIPLLNVKLQSLETLVLSDNALTGSIPSNFCLRGSKLQQLFLARNMLSGKFPLELLNCSSIQQLDLSDNSFEGELPSSLDKLQNLTDLVLNNNSFVGSLPPEIGNISSLESLFLFGNFFKGKIPLEIGRLQRLSSIYLYDNQISGPIPRELTNCTSLKEVDFFGNHFTGPIPETIGKLKGLVVLHLRQNDLSGPIPPSMGYCKSLQILALADNMLSGSIPPTFSYLSELTKITLYNNSFEGPIPHSLSSLKSLKIINFSHNKFSGSFFPLTGSNSLTLLDLTNNSFSGPIPSTLTNSRNLSRLRLGENYLTGSIPSEFGHLTVLNFLDLSFNNLTGEVPPQLSNSKKMEHMLMNNNGLSGKIPDWLGSLQELGELDLSYNNFRGKIPSELGNCSKLLKLSLHHNNLSGEIPQEIGNLTSLNVLNLQRNSFSGIIPPTIQRCTKLYELRLSENLLTGAIPVELGGLAELQVILDLSKNLFTGEIPPSLGNLMKLERLNLSFNQLEGKVPPSLGRLTSLHVLNLSNNHLEGQIPSIFSGFPLSSFLNNNGLCGPPLSSCSESTAQGKMQLSNTQVAVIIVAIVFTSTVICLVMLYIMLRIWCNWRKVAISSAEGGGTVAHKTRNGEYWNMNSFGFIPSPDKQNSAATTTSFYNLKMETMENTSM